The following coding sequences are from one Andreesenia angusta window:
- a CDS encoding HK97 family phage prohead protease, translating into MSQENRKAVEKELRVMTQMMEARSSDDDTGKRSLTGYAAKFNEESVPLRDWWGDSFVEVISPGAFRTSLENNTVKALFNHNTDFVLGSTRSGTLKLEEDGIGLRFELDLPNTQVANDLYEGVKRGDIDGVSFGFKVKDDKWAETKLGDGWKTIRTLREIELIEISPTPFPAYEQTEVDCRSLEAMKAQKKNEDIELALQRLRLA; encoded by the coding sequence ATGAGCCAAGAGAACCGAAAAGCAGTGGAGAAGGAGCTAAGGGTGATGACCCAGATGATGGAAGCAAGGAGCAGTGATGATGATACTGGAAAAAGGTCGCTAACTGGTTATGCTGCTAAATTTAACGAAGAGAGTGTTCCGCTTAGAGACTGGTGGGGGGATTCCTTTGTAGAAGTGATAAGTCCAGGGGCATTCAGAACTTCACTTGAAAACAATACTGTGAAAGCTTTGTTCAACCATAATACAGACTTTGTGCTAGGCTCTACCAGATCGGGGACTCTGAAGCTGGAGGAAGATGGCATAGGGCTAAGATTTGAGCTTGATTTACCGAATACCCAAGTAGCAAATGATCTTTACGAAGGAGTAAAGCGTGGAGATATAGATGGAGTTTCATTCGGATTCAAGGTAAAAGATGATAAATGGGCTGAAACAAAGCTAGGTGATGGCTGGAAAACAATAAGAACTCTCAGAGAGATAGAGCTTATAGAGATATCCCCCACACCTTTCCCAGCCTATGAACAGACAGAGGTGGATTGTAGAAGCTTAGAAGCTATGAAGGCGCAGAAGAAAAATGAAGATATAGAACTGGCTTTGCAGAGACTTAGACTAGCATAG